The following proteins are encoded in a genomic region of Bradyrhizobium sp. SK17:
- a CDS encoding branched-chain amino acid ABC transporter permease codes for MAELIVISTLNGVLFGMLLFLLSSGLTVIFSMMGVLNFAHASFYMLGAFFGYQLTRWIGFWPALVLAPLLVGAVGMAVERYGLRNTHKHGHVAELLLTFGLAFAIEEIVSMIWGKSPVDYRVPAVLDFPAFTVFSTNYPAYKIFMLVVSIVIFIALLVTLKRTRVGLIVQAALTHPSMVGHLGHNVGRVFMLVFGVGSALAGLAGVIAGPSLVTQSDMAALLGPILFVVIVFGGLGSLPGAFIASLLIGLIQTFAVALNGSLASVFGPLDPSLGPSPLTDIWNVTIAQIAPILPYLLLVLVLIFRPMGLLGTRES; via the coding sequence GTGGCTGAGTTGATTGTCATCTCGACGCTGAACGGCGTCCTGTTCGGCATGCTGCTGTTCCTGTTGTCCAGCGGGCTGACCGTCATCTTCAGCATGATGGGCGTGCTCAACTTCGCCCATGCCAGCTTCTACATGCTGGGCGCGTTCTTCGGCTATCAGCTGACGCGCTGGATCGGCTTCTGGCCGGCTCTGGTGCTGGCGCCGCTTCTGGTCGGCGCGGTCGGCATGGCGGTCGAGCGCTACGGCCTGCGCAACACCCACAAGCACGGCCATGTCGCCGAACTGCTGCTGACCTTCGGGCTCGCGTTCGCAATCGAAGAGATCGTCTCGATGATCTGGGGTAAGAGCCCGGTCGACTACCGGGTCCCGGCGGTGCTCGACTTCCCGGCCTTCACCGTGTTCTCCACCAACTACCCCGCCTACAAGATCTTCATGCTGGTCGTGTCCATCGTGATCTTCATCGCGCTGCTGGTCACGCTGAAGCGGACCCGGGTCGGCCTGATCGTGCAGGCCGCGCTGACCCATCCGAGCATGGTCGGCCATCTCGGCCATAATGTCGGCCGCGTCTTCATGCTCGTGTTCGGCGTCGGCAGCGCGCTCGCCGGCCTTGCCGGCGTGATCGCCGGGCCGTCGCTGGTGACGCAGTCCGACATGGCCGCGCTGCTCGGCCCGATCCTGTTCGTCGTCATCGTGTTCGGCGGCCTCGGCTCGCTGCCCGGCGCCTTCATCGCCTCGCTGCTGATCGGCCTGATCCAGACCTTCGCGGTCGCGCTGAACGGTTCGCTCGCCAGCGTGTTCGGTCCGCTCGATCCGAGCCTCGGCCCCTCGCCGCTCACCGACATCTGGAATGTCACGATCGCGCAGATCGCGCCGATCCTGCCCTATCTGCTGCTGGTGCTGGTCCTGATCTTCCGCCCCATGGGCCTGTTGGGGACGCGTGAGTCATGA
- a CDS encoding branched-chain amino acid ABC transporter permease, which produces MSHEQRCPPAPAATKQESGGALGFYGVWLLAAAALVVLPLVFSSGGSLTSFSLIGIAIIFALSYNILLGQTGLLSFGHAVQYGLGGFLAVHAMNAVASHNWPIPLPVIPLVGGIGGMAFAVVVGWVMTKRAGTVFAMISLGIGELVASSSLILRSVFGGESGITTDRTSLMPLFGWTFGPQLQVYYLIAFWVLVSAIAMYALTRTPLGRICNAVRDNPERVEFIGYDPHVVRYLAYMFAGFFAGIAGGLTAINFEIANSAYLGATQSGLVLFSAFIGGTAYFFGPILGAILVTYLQLGLTSVTSVWQLYFGIIFIGIVMFAPGGIAGILMKHRPLIRAGTLGTVIPSYLVAAIPTLAFALGIILTIETVARFSGGDPIKLLGIPFIATAPTTWVTAAVLLVGGFIVARITWRRVAEAWDRAATVARDRGYLA; this is translated from the coding sequence GTGAGTCATGAGCAACGCTGCCCCCCCGCTCCTGCCGCGACCAAACAGGAATCCGGCGGCGCCCTCGGCTTCTATGGCGTCTGGCTGCTCGCAGCCGCGGCGCTCGTCGTGCTGCCGCTGGTGTTCTCCTCCGGCGGCTCGCTGACCTCGTTCAGCCTGATCGGCATCGCGATCATCTTCGCGCTGTCCTACAACATCCTGCTCGGCCAGACCGGCCTGCTGTCGTTCGGCCACGCCGTGCAATACGGCCTCGGCGGCTTCCTCGCCGTCCACGCCATGAACGCGGTCGCGAGCCACAACTGGCCGATCCCGCTGCCGGTGATTCCGCTGGTCGGCGGCATCGGCGGCATGGCCTTCGCGGTCGTGGTCGGCTGGGTCATGACCAAGCGCGCCGGCACGGTGTTCGCGATGATCTCGCTCGGCATCGGCGAACTGGTCGCCTCGTCGTCGCTGATCCTGCGCAGCGTGTTCGGCGGCGAGTCCGGCATCACCACCGACCGCACCTCGCTGATGCCGCTGTTCGGCTGGACCTTCGGACCGCAGCTCCAGGTCTATTACCTGATCGCGTTCTGGGTGCTGGTCTCGGCGATCGCGATGTATGCGCTGACCCGGACGCCGCTCGGCCGGATCTGCAACGCGGTGCGCGACAATCCCGAGCGCGTCGAGTTCATCGGCTACGATCCGCATGTGGTGCGCTACCTCGCCTACATGTTCGCGGGCTTCTTCGCCGGCATCGCCGGTGGACTGACCGCGATCAATTTCGAGATCGCCAACTCGGCCTATCTCGGCGCGACGCAATCCGGCCTGGTGCTGTTCTCCGCCTTCATCGGCGGCACCGCCTATTTCTTCGGGCCGATCCTCGGCGCCATCCTGGTGACCTACCTGCAACTCGGGCTGACCAGCGTCACCTCGGTCTGGCAGCTCTATTTCGGCATCATCTTCATCGGCATCGTGATGTTCGCGCCCGGCGGCATCGCCGGCATCCTGATGAAGCATCGACCGCTGATCCGCGCCGGCACGCTTGGCACCGTGATCCCGTCCTATCTGGTCGCCGCGATCCCGACCCTGGCGTTTGCGCTCGGCATCATCCTGACCATCGAGACCGTCGCGCGCTTCTCCGGCGGCGATCCGATCAAGCTGCTCGGCATCCCGTTCATCGCGACCGCGCCGACGACCTGGGTGACTGCTGCGGTGCTGCTCGTCGGCGGCTTCATTGTCGCGCGCATCACCTGGAGGCGCGTCGCGGAAGCCTGGGATCGCGCCGCGACGGTGGCCCGTGATCGGGGGTATCTCGCATGA
- a CDS encoding ABC transporter ATP-binding protein: MTAAIQVNAVEKSFGNVQIIRDLNLSVAKGERHAIIGPNGAGKSTTFNLISGHIKPTSGEIRLNGEVTSGLRPFEINRRGLSRSFQVTNVFARMTVWENVRCAVLWATGHRYAFWKNVDGLPEVKQRTAQILDDIHLSHRRDVPAGLLTYAEQRELEIGITIAGGASVIMLDEPTAGMSHAETDRAVALIRRLTEGRTLVIVEHDMSVVFGLADRISVLVYGHIIASGTPEEIRGNPKVKEAYLGEEVD; encoded by the coding sequence ATGACCGCTGCCATTCAAGTCAACGCCGTCGAGAAGAGCTTCGGCAATGTGCAGATCATCCGCGACCTCAACCTGAGCGTCGCCAAGGGCGAGCGTCACGCCATCATCGGCCCGAACGGCGCCGGCAAGTCGACGACGTTCAACCTGATCTCCGGCCACATCAAGCCGACCTCGGGCGAGATCCGCCTCAACGGCGAGGTCACCTCGGGGCTGCGGCCGTTCGAGATCAACCGGCGCGGCCTGTCGCGCTCGTTCCAGGTGACCAACGTGTTCGCCCGCATGACGGTGTGGGAGAACGTCCGCTGCGCCGTGCTGTGGGCCACCGGCCACCGCTATGCGTTCTGGAAGAACGTCGACGGTCTGCCCGAGGTGAAGCAGCGCACCGCGCAGATCCTCGACGACATCCATCTCAGCCATCGCCGCGACGTGCCGGCGGGCCTGTTGACGTACGCCGAGCAGCGCGAGCTCGAGATCGGCATCACGATCGCCGGCGGCGCCAGCGTCATCATGCTGGACGAGCCGACCGCCGGCATGAGCCACGCCGAGACCGATCGCGCGGTCGCGCTGATCCGCCGCCTCACCGAGGGCCGCACGCTCGTCATCGTCGAGCACGACATGAGCGTGGTGTTCGGCCTCGCCGACCGCATCTCGGTGCTGGTCTACGGCCACATCATCGCCTCCGGCACGCCGGAGGAGATCCGCGGCAACCCGAAGGTCAAGGAAGCCTATCTCGGCGAGGAGGTCGACTGA
- a CDS encoding ABC transporter ATP-binding protein — protein MLEVRNLHAYYGKSHILQGVDLDIAAGEVVSLLGRNGVGRSTTVKAIMGEVPPQGTIRFKGKDIAGLPSHKIARLGLGYVPEHRDIFPSLTVRQNLLLGIKDPRRPGKWRLQEMLDMFPNLARRADTPAGVLSGGEKQMLTTCRTLLGDPELMMIDEPTEGLAPLIVQQVGELIARIAKAGVAILLVEQKLSIAMKISNRVYIMGHGRVVFEGTPEQLKSNAAIREEWLEV, from the coding sequence ATGCTCGAGGTCAGGAATCTTCACGCCTATTACGGCAAGAGCCACATCCTGCAAGGCGTCGATCTCGACATCGCCGCCGGCGAGGTGGTGAGCCTGCTCGGCCGCAACGGCGTCGGCCGCTCCACCACCGTCAAGGCGATCATGGGCGAGGTGCCGCCGCAAGGCACCATCCGCTTCAAGGGCAAGGACATCGCGGGCCTGCCGAGCCACAAGATCGCGCGCCTCGGGCTCGGCTATGTGCCGGAGCATCGCGACATCTTTCCGAGCCTGACGGTGCGCCAGAACCTGCTGCTCGGCATCAAGGACCCGCGCCGCCCCGGCAAGTGGCGGTTGCAGGAGATGCTCGACATGTTCCCCAACCTCGCCCGCCGCGCCGACACGCCGGCCGGCGTGCTGTCGGGCGGCGAGAAGCAGATGCTGACCACCTGCCGCACCCTGCTCGGCGATCCCGAATTGATGATGATCGACGAGCCGACCGAAGGTCTGGCGCCGCTGATCGTGCAACAGGTCGGCGAATTGATCGCGCGGATCGCCAAAGCCGGCGTCGCCATCCTGCTGGTCGAGCAGAAGCTGTCGATCGCGATGAAGATCTCGAATCGGGTCTACATCATGGGCCATGGCCGCGTCGTGTTCGAAGGCACGCCCGAGCAACTCAAGAGCAACGCCGCGATCCGCGAGGAATGGCTGGAGGTGTGA
- a CDS encoding autoinducer binding domain-containing protein yields MAEVMRQVSGYGASSFIAWVMPQQGMQAADSRCILLNSWPADWLQRYTSMNYSEHDPIRRCIRERHRPFLWSEIAPQYLEHPLSRRIVAELAAFGLKEGFAISLPSLDGNLIGFVIAGESLNVDARKRHELRIIATYAVGRALRLWNMAQLHPAINVTLREREAVQLAASGLNEREIGAKMGISGHGVDKHLRSVREKVQARNTAQAVAELLRLRLIT; encoded by the coding sequence GTGGCCGAGGTGATGCGGCAGGTCTCTGGCTACGGGGCGAGTTCGTTCATTGCGTGGGTTATGCCGCAACAGGGAATGCAAGCCGCGGACTCCCGGTGCATCCTGCTGAACTCCTGGCCGGCAGATTGGCTGCAACGCTACACCTCCATGAACTACTCCGAGCATGATCCGATCCGGCGCTGCATCCGGGAGCGCCACCGGCCCTTTCTCTGGAGTGAGATCGCTCCGCAATATCTGGAGCATCCATTATCCCGCCGGATCGTCGCCGAGCTCGCCGCGTTCGGATTGAAGGAGGGTTTTGCGATCTCGCTGCCGTCGCTGGACGGCAACCTGATCGGCTTTGTGATCGCCGGCGAAAGCTTGAACGTCGATGCACGGAAGCGGCATGAGCTGCGCATCATCGCGACCTATGCCGTCGGCCGCGCGCTTCGTCTGTGGAACATGGCGCAGCTGCATCCGGCGATCAACGTCACCCTGCGGGAGCGTGAAGCGGTGCAGCTCGCGGCCTCCGGGCTCAACGAGCGCGAGATCGGCGCGAAGATGGGCATCTCGGGCCACGGCGTCGACAAGCACCTGAGGTCAGTGCGCGAGAAGGTGCAGGCGCGCAACACCGCTCAAGCCGTCGCCGAACTGCTGCGGCTCCGCCTGATCACCTGA
- a CDS encoding EAL domain-containing protein has product MLATLGVVSETILRAKNNTELFEGVAVATAHGGNFLGTAILMRGADGSTHLAASAGIGIPGLDARQPAGPGGVIGATLRSGEPSIAHDCWTDELLAPWHEEYKELGVRAAAAIPILCRGSTAGVLVVLASSPTALTWRNILALTRIADNVAFGLDTFDRSSQTAALTRMLSALTETDEAIMRSATQDELFRLVCEATIKGARFSSGSVMLVEPGNPTCKLAASAGIAADYVRSLTLSIDPTIPEGQGLTGTAYRTRRPAIANDFQRDPRTAHWHGRAIETTRSGGAFPLTDDERVIGVLLLLSLEVDTFTPEFVDILERLAANVSFALTNLARHEKKRIAERRIEYLASHDDLTGLSNRAMFNRVLDLCVEDARACNGCCAVMFIDIDGFKSVNDTLGHHAGDRLLTVIAGRLKGVVPNARTVARIGGDEFVIILDDETNSVALQSTTLALLTELSRPIQIDNDECRVSGSIGVAVYPQDGSSPSALIKHADMAMYSAKTSGKDTCCFFTPTMEQRIQERRDVVSGLQRALERSEFVLFFQPKVDACSSNIGGLEALIRWNRPDVGLVPPSEFVPIAEESRLIVQIGRWVILEACRQMVEWLAAGAPPITIAVNLSAPQFSDIELPSYIDAVLRETGLPARLLQIEITESMVMANEPEIAQNLDALRSRGIRLAIDDFGTGYSLMSLLRKYPIDVIKIDRAFVSGIPDSAHDCAITEAMITMAKGLGLMVVAEGVETRRQEQFLLQRRCDYLQGHLYCPPIPAADMLRLLLTNRNFSASDPVT; this is encoded by the coding sequence ATGCTCGCGACGCTCGGCGTCGTGAGCGAGACCATCCTGCGTGCCAAGAACAACACGGAACTGTTCGAAGGCGTTGCGGTCGCGACCGCCCACGGCGGCAACTTTCTCGGAACCGCAATCCTGATGCGCGGCGCGGATGGAAGCACTCATCTCGCGGCGTCTGCGGGGATCGGCATTCCCGGGCTCGATGCGCGGCAGCCGGCAGGTCCCGGCGGCGTGATCGGCGCGACGCTGCGCTCCGGCGAGCCGAGCATCGCACACGACTGCTGGACCGACGAACTGCTCGCGCCATGGCATGAGGAATACAAGGAACTCGGGGTGCGCGCCGCGGCGGCGATCCCGATCCTGTGCAGGGGCAGCACGGCTGGAGTCCTGGTCGTTCTTGCGAGCTCACCGACCGCGCTGACGTGGCGCAATATCCTGGCGCTGACCCGCATTGCCGACAACGTCGCATTCGGCCTCGACACGTTCGATCGCTCGTCGCAGACCGCGGCCTTGACGCGGATGCTCAGCGCGTTGACCGAGACCGACGAAGCGATCATGCGCTCCGCGACGCAGGACGAACTGTTCCGGCTGGTGTGCGAGGCCACGATCAAGGGGGCGCGCTTCAGCTCGGGAAGCGTGATGCTGGTCGAGCCCGGGAACCCGACGTGCAAACTCGCGGCGAGTGCCGGTATCGCCGCCGACTATGTCAGGTCGCTCACCCTGTCGATCGATCCCACCATCCCGGAAGGACAAGGCCTGACGGGAACGGCCTACCGGACCAGGCGCCCCGCCATCGCCAACGATTTTCAGCGGGATCCCAGGACTGCCCACTGGCACGGTCGCGCGATCGAGACCACGCGCTCGGGCGGCGCATTTCCGCTCACCGACGACGAGCGCGTCATCGGGGTGCTGCTGCTGCTGTCGCTCGAGGTCGATACGTTCACGCCGGAGTTCGTCGACATCCTGGAGAGGCTTGCCGCCAACGTCTCGTTTGCGCTGACCAACCTCGCGCGGCACGAGAAGAAGCGGATTGCCGAGAGGCGGATCGAATATCTCGCGTCGCATGACGACCTGACCGGCCTCTCCAACAGGGCGATGTTCAACCGGGTGCTCGATCTGTGCGTCGAGGACGCCCGCGCCTGCAACGGCTGCTGCGCCGTCATGTTCATCGACATCGACGGCTTCAAATCGGTCAACGACACGCTGGGTCACCACGCCGGCGACAGGCTCTTGACCGTGATCGCCGGCCGCCTCAAGGGCGTGGTGCCGAATGCGCGGACGGTGGCGCGGATCGGCGGCGACGAGTTCGTGATCATCCTCGACGATGAGACGAATAGCGTCGCCTTGCAGTCGACCACGCTCGCACTGCTGACCGAGCTGTCGCGGCCGATCCAGATCGACAATGACGAATGCCGCGTGTCCGGCAGCATCGGTGTCGCCGTATACCCGCAGGACGGCAGTTCGCCATCGGCGCTCATCAAGCACGCCGACATGGCGATGTATTCGGCGAAGACCTCCGGCAAGGATACCTGCTGCTTCTTCACGCCCACGATGGAGCAGCGCATCCAGGAACGGCGCGACGTCGTGTCCGGTCTGCAACGGGCGCTGGAGCGAAGCGAGTTCGTGCTGTTCTTCCAGCCCAAGGTCGACGCCTGCTCATCGAACATCGGCGGCCTCGAAGCGCTGATCCGCTGGAACCGCCCGGATGTCGGTCTTGTGCCACCCAGCGAATTCGTTCCGATCGCCGAGGAGTCGCGGCTGATCGTGCAGATCGGCCGTTGGGTCATCCTGGAAGCTTGCAGGCAGATGGTCGAATGGCTGGCCGCGGGCGCGCCGCCCATCACCATCGCCGTGAACCTGTCGGCGCCGCAGTTCTCGGACATCGAACTGCCGAGCTATATCGACGCCGTGCTGCGCGAGACCGGCCTGCCGGCCCGCCTGCTCCAGATCGAGATCACGGAAAGCATGGTCATGGCGAACGAACCGGAGATCGCGCAAAACCTCGATGCGCTGCGCAGCCGCGGCATCAGGCTTGCGATCGACGACTTCGGAACCGGTTACTCGCTGATGTCGCTGTTGCGGAAGTATCCGATCGACGTGATCAAGATCGACCGTGCGTTCGTCTCGGGCATCCCCGACAGCGCGCATGACTGCGCCATCACCGAAGCGATGATCACGATGGCGAAGGGACTGGGGCTGATGGTCGTCGCCGAGGGCGTCGAAACCCGGCGCCAGGAGCAATTCCTGCTGCAACGGCGGTGCGACTACTTGCAGGGCCATCTCTATTGCCCGCCGATTCCGGCCGCGGACATGCTGAGGCTGCTACTGACAAACAGGAATTTCAGCGCCAGCGACCCAGTGACCTAG